ATTGGTGAGTTTGTCGGTTCACTAGTTTTTCCTTCATTAGTTATTGATTTGAAATgtttaaaaagtgattttttatttaagatttgtaataaataatttgtttatcatatataattatttgaattaatgatattttttcttaaattattgaataattaatttgatatagATGTATTTACtacataaaatatgatatagtgaggaaaatatacaattaaaaaaaatgaaatacgtATATATAAggatattttgaaattaattatcaGAGTAATTTGTAGAATGTACATTAAATATTAAGATAGTTAGGAGaaactttttttcatttgtaaaaaaagttaattaagtttcaaagttacataaattttgaaacgaaattaatttttttatggaatTGAAATAgctaatttaatataaaaaattgacctaattttaatataactttaaaatgaccattataaaataattcaacatttaattcataaataaagCTAATGAGGGTGTAAAAAAagtaagattaattttttttgtcccaatttttgtcaagttttgtcaaattaaTCCTGTTTTTTatgcttaaatatattttaatttttgtcaattttgttcaattatgtcatatttttctaatatcgtttaaattattaatggccgtgtgaaaaattattattcatgACCGTTAATTATTGAAACGGTGTcaaaaaaaaagacttaattgaacaaaattgacaaaaattatgaataatttaacaatttgacgaaaattaggataaaaaaatattttaaccaaaagtaatatataaatcaTGCCTACTTCGGCTGATATCTTTTGAATCGGGTCAAACctaaaaatcttttgaaaatttttatgaCCTGATTTCTTTACGTGCTTAATTGGTTAACCACATACACACATGGTTCTCTCGTTTGCTGTTATACTTATAGGCTTTGAAAAAactgttaatattatttttaaattaagcaaatttatttactttcaattaaaaaaactaaaataaaatgagtacagaaattcaaattttattttggtggAATCCTTCCCTTTAATCACCCTTAATAATTTGCCACTTACATTAACAAAGAGATACATATCCAAGAACAGAACGCTTATAGAAACTAAGCATTTTTCACATTTGAAAAGACCAATGATACAATAATAAGTATACATAGTAAAAAAAAACTGTAGTTTACACTTCAAATCAAGCAATAtagagaaaacaaaattgacagaacAAGAAAAAAGCACAGTGTAACAGcatgaagaagaaagaagaaaaagaaggagttgatatttatACATGCATGTGTGACTTAAACAAtagtattttgaattttggtgTGACCCGAAGGAAAAGTTGAGTCCTGTTTCACGATTTGGTGTATCTGTCTCTGCTGAAGCATCTGAAGGTTCATTCGAGAGCATGACCTAACCATGTCACTTGCTAAGGGAATCACGGGAAGAACATCACAGTTGCATATCTCAATCATGAACCAATCTGGGTCATGAAAAAACAACTGATCCACTTAACACCACCTTCTTCCACCGTTGCACGCATGTATTCTATCTCCATTTCCATTTCCTCGAGCTTCTTCTCCACTGTATATAGTAGTTGACACAGTATGAGAGGTAATTATAGACACAGGAAATTTCATTCAAGGCTAAGCATATCAATTATCATATACAAACCTGTGGTACATAAGCAGTGGATTCATTGGAATAAACAGAGCCACGAACAAGCTGCATTTCTCCAAGGATTGAATATAACAGGGATGATTTACCTGAACCAACCTGAATACACACAGTAGGAGAGGTAATTATAGATATAATTAAGCTGTGTTTCAGATATTAGTAGGTTCATTTATCAATTTGAATTGTGAATATAGTAATGCTGGTGATGTTAACAGATATAGAGGACTGAGTGAATGGAACTAATGATCTCTAGTATCCATTTTTCACAAGTTTGATAGGTGAGCATATCCAATGAAATTACTCTACCATATAagattattttacattatttgcTAAAGACATCTTGATTAAATTCAAACAAGAATCTGACCTCTCCAATAACTGCAACAAAGGAACCCTGGGATACACTTAGAGTCACATGATTCAACACCATATTTAATGCCTGTTCCTCACTACTTGACCAAGTACAACATGCATCTTGGATAAATACACCCAAACCTTGAACACAATCAGACTGTTCACTTAGGAATGATGATGGACAGGAATTTGTGTCTCcatctttaaatttatgttcAGGACAAGCGAGAAACCTACTCAACCGTCCAGAAGATATGATGGCCTGCAGTGACATTAATAGAAACTATTCATCCCAATGCATGTACAAATCAAATATGTTCATAAAAACTATGGAATATAGGAGACTCACATCAATCAATCCATTAATTACCCAAGGGAATGAATTTAGTGGTGAAATAAGGGGTTGAacaatgcaagacaagtgaaaACCTGCAAAGACGTTTTTTACTGTATTAGATTTCTTAACATTGACAGAAAATAATTAACtgcaaaataaagaagaaaaactaatCAGTAAGGTTAGgtgaaataaatttgaaaataccaTTGCAGCATCAAGTTGATGTCCCATCAGTGTGTAGAGTCCAAATGTGAAAAGGGAGAAGAGTGTTGGTGTTGTAGCCCAAAAGAAAACACACCACGCATCCAAGTACTTTCTAGTCTATAAAAGTGGATGAAACATGACGACGCATCAGAGATGTATAtgtttacttatacactccaaTTTCAACTTTTCCCTCTTTCCTCAACTCAACATCAACTATCTCCTCTGCTCCCTCCAGAGCACGCACAGCCTGCACAACCCGCATAGCTcacacaaaacacaaaacacaacttACACaacacaatatataaaataaaaatatatcacaacacacaacacacaacaaaacaaaccacAACAAAAGCACAAAGCAAAAAATCCAAATCACAAAACACAAAAGATACAACACACAAGAAAAGTACAGAGCACACAACTCACAAGAAAAGTATAAAGCGCACAACACACAAGACACAAGAAGAACACAACACACAACACAtaacatacaaaacaaaaatacaccACAACACCCCAAGCACAACAATAGAGGATTAATTATGATtagtttttctttcaataattgCAAACTCAACAATTCTGAGGGTTCAGTACTCAATAAATAAGGTGAGATAGGACAACCTAAAAGGGCATTGAACAAGCAATAAGATCCCACACTTTCAAGTTCCTTATCAACAACCGCTCATTGGAGCCTAGTTCCCACAAAGCAATGTCCCCCACATTCGTGCCAACAAACAACTTGcatcaagaaaacaaaatttagtcAATTTCCAGCATGAATAGTTAATACATGTAACTAATAATGAGTTCTAAGATTATATACGATGTTTCAATAAATCAAACCAGCTTACCTCATATGATATTCCCATTGGTCTTGTTCTCTTAGAAACATGATCTGAATCACCAAACGGATAATCAACAGAAGGATTAGTTGGAGGGGTCCTAGAGTGCTTCAAAGCAGAAACATCAGGTCAAAGATTACAAACCAAACATATCATCTTAAGTACAACTAGTCATCAAGAGTTAGAGAACAAAACCAATACAATCATTAATCACCTGGAAGAATTTCATACACTTAAAGTGAAATGACTTGGATTCTCTTGAATCGGCCTGTATTTGGATATCTATGGGCAATATGTACAGGTTTACGTAGTTTAATTTAACGTTAAAActaaaacacacaaacaaaagtaagaaaatacCTTGAATGCAATTATTTCATACGGTTCAGCTACAACAGAAGGTACTGATATCTTTTATCAAAGGGTTGCACCttctattagaaaaaaaatggaaatattaaaacaaaGGCATAATTATTGACAACAATTTGAGAGAAAGCATTGAAAAAAATCACTACAATTGACCTGTTCATAGGAGGACATAAATCGGTGCCTCAACTTGGCAAGGTCTACAGTCTCTGGATATTCAATCTGCATCATCAAGGAACTAAAAACACACACAATTTATCAGACAATGTTAAAAAGGAGCGAATTATGCATAGATATAAAGAATAACCTGTTCGTAGGAGGACATAAACAGATACCTCGGCTTGGAAAGGTCTACGAAACTGCAATCTAACTATCGTAAAAAGTTTCTAATGACAAAATATGACTAAAAGACAGTTCAAACTACCAACACCGGTTACAACAAAAAATCTAACTACCTAAAACGTAAAATAAACTtagaaaaggataaaattgcAAATTCTGATAACTGAACTAAACTATTGTATAAAACTGCAATACAGTATAAAACACACACCACAAAAACACACAAcccaaaacacacacacaccacaagAGTTAAACTTACTTAATTATAGAGGTGAGCCCCAAGGATAACGCAAGTAAATACCCATCCACATTCACTGAACCtagaagaaataacaaaaatggaACCAAATTTTTCTTAAGTTTTCTTGTTCCAATTGTTTGATATGCAAATAGAaggaaattatttaagaaaaaaaaaggaatggcATCACCATCACCTTTCAGGATCATAACTTTTCCCAAATAATATGTTGTCACGCACCGTTCCAGATAAAATCCACGGGACCTGTTGTGTGAGAATTTGAGGAAACAAAGACACAAGAAATTTCATTCAAGGAGATTAAAATTGAGGCATAAAAAACTCCTAAGGTTGAAGGCATTATACCTTTCAGGATCATAAATTTTCCCGAATAATATGTTGTCGTGCACCCTTCCAGATAAAATCCAAGGGACCTGTTGTGTGAGAATTTGAGGAAACAAAGACACAAGAAATTTCATTCAAGGCTAAGCATATCAATTATCATCTACAAACCTGTGGTACATAAGCAGTGGATTCATTGGAATAAACAGAGCCACGAACAAGCTGCATTTCTCCAAGGATTGAATATAACAGGGATGATTTACCTGAACCAACCTGAATACACACAGTAGGAGAGGTAATTATAGATATAATTAAGTTGTGTTTCAGATATTAGTAGGTTCATTTATCGATTTGAATTGTGAATATAGTAATGCTGGTGATGTTAACAGATATAGAGGACTGAGTGAATGGAACTAATGATCTCTAGTATCCATTTTTCACAAGTTTGATAGGTGAGCATATCCAATGAAATTACTCTACCATATAagattattttacattatttgcTAAAGACATCTTGATTAAATTCAAACAAGGATCTGACCTCTCCAATAACTGCAACAAAGGAACCCTGGGACACACTTAGAGTCACATGATTCAACACCATATTTAATGCCTGTTCCTCACTACTTGACAAAGTACAACATGCATCTTTGATAAATACACCCAAACCTTGATCAGAATCAGGCTGTTGCCTGCACATAAATTTAGATGCATCAATAAGTTAATCCTTATATAAGTACACCTTTtatacaaatacaaaatatataatacatatcCCCTGAAAAATACaccttttaaatttatgttcaGGACAAGCGAGAAACCTACTCAACCGTCCAGAAGATATGATGGCCTGCAGTGACATTAATAGAAACTATTCATCCCAATGCATGTACAAATCAAATATGTTCATAAAAACTATGGAATATAGGAGACTCACATCAATCAATCCATTAATTACCCAAGGGAATGAATTTAGTGGTGAAATAAGGGTGTTGAACAATGCAAGACAACTGAAAACCTACAATAGAGGTTTTTTACTGCATTAGATTTCTTAACATTGacagaaaataattaagtgcaaaataaagaagaaaaactaatCAGTAAGATTAGgtgaaataaatttgaaaataccaTTGCAGCATCAAGTTGATGTCCCATCAGTGCATAGAGTCCAAATGTGGAAAGGGAGAAGAGTGTTGGTGTTGTAGCCCAAAAGAAAACACACCACGCATCCAAGTACTTTCTAGTCTATAAAAGTGGATGAAACATGACGACGCATCAGAGATGTATAtgtttacttatacactccaaTTTCAACTTTTCCCTCTTTCCTCAACTCAACATCAACTATCTCCTCTGCTCCCTCCAGAGCACGCACAGCCCGCACAGCACGCACAACCCGCATAGCTCACACAAAACACAACTTACACaacacaatatataaaataaaaatatatcacaacacacaacacacaacaaaacaaaccacAACAAAAGCACAAAGCAAAAAATCCAAATCACAAAACACAAGATAcaacacaacaaaacaacacACAAGAAAAGTACAGAGCACACAACTCACAAGAAAAGTATAAAGCGCACAACACATAAGAcacaagaaaaacacaacacacaacacataacatacaaaacaaaaacacaccACAACACCCAAGCACAACAATAGAGGATTAATTATGATtagtttttctttcaataattgCAAACTCAACAATTCTGAGGGTTCAGTAATCAATAAATAAGGTGAGATAGGACAACCTGAAAGAGCATTGAACAAGCAATAAGATCCCACACTTTCAAGTTCCTTATCAACAACCGCTCATTGGAGCCCAGTTCCCACAAAGCAATGTCCCCCACATTCGTGGCAACAAACAGATTGcatcaagaaaacaaaatttagtcAATTTCCCGCATGAATAGTTAATACATGTAACTAATAATGAGTTCTAAGATTATATACGATGTTTCAATAAATCAAACCAGCTTACCTCATATGATATTCCCATTGGTCTTGTTCTCTTAGAAACATGATCTGAATCACCAGACGGATAATCAACAGAAGGATTAGTTGGAGGGGTCCCAGAGTGCTTCAAAGTAGCTTAAAAGGCAATGAAACATCAGGTCAAAGATTACAAACCAAACATATCATCTTAAGTACAACTAGTCATCAAGAGTTAGAGAACAAAACCAATACAATCATTAATCACCTGGAAGAATTTCATACACTGTTGCCACGCTCtgtgaagaaaataatatttatctacATACAAATACGAGTGAATAATAAGCAATCAAATATGTTAAACTCTACACAAAACTGGATTAAAAGTTTACTCTATAAACCAAATTTGTCCTAAAAGCAAGAAATTAGgcattaaaaaacaaaaaaaaatataccaacTAACTAAAACTGGACTAAAATATCTACTCACAATTCTGCATAGAAAAACCAATCTACCTTCCTAGTTCAAAACTGTAAATGACAAAAGAATAACTAATCTAAGTTTCAAGCATTCCACCCAGAGAAAAACAACTCAAATCAATAAAACCAAATAGCAAACGATCCAAATCAGCATCTAAACCAGAATTGACCTCACCAAGGCAGTGTTTACATCTCTTTCACTCAAGTTTTTCAGTCTAGGTGTTTAACTCTCAGCACATTATGCAAATTCACATTATCATAAACTTGGAAAGCTTCTAATCACACcaatcaaattagaaatgcACTCAAGATCAATAGGACTTTAATCAAGGCTTGTAATGTGGCCTAGGTATAGGTGAGgtaaaaagaggaaaaaaatccAAGCTAAAATCAAAGAGAAGTGAGATAGACCTAGGTGGAAAATGTGGAATTCAAGTGCATGGAATCATCAACTCTTTCACCACCTTTATTCATCCCTTCCTTCCTTTCTTTCACATATTTTCCacttttcattctcttttttttttttcaattctcctttcttttccaacttctttcatatattttattactcaCTTCCTTCtatatttcttattctttttcacttttttttcttttttttcctttattttttttctacttttctttctttttctttttcttttttcactctCCTTTCTCTTCCAAGTCAGAAGAGACCACACCTTCAGATTTTTCAGATCCCTACACTTGAACTTTACATATTCCTTAAACACTTCCTAAACCATCTCACAACTCTAAGATTTGGGCATTTTCATGGTGTTTCTGGTCTAAGGCTTGTATTGagcttaaaataaacaaaaaaaggtAAATCGGGCACAAAATTCAGGTGCAAAGGAGATAAGTTCAGGGTGAGCTTTATTTGGCTAGCTGACTAGAAACAAACATGGCCTAATATCATCTCTAGAGTGCAAATCTAAATGTCAGAGTTCGAAGAGAAACAATACAAGTTCTGAAAATGTAAATAACATGAATGCATCACACAATGAAAGAAAGTAAAGCTCAAATCTCACAGTAGGTAAAATCTTGTCAAAACTGGTTCAAAACTGACTTTTCATGTAAAAACTATTCAATTCTATTGAAAGAAGTTGTAAAACTGACTAGAAACTATCAACTCAAATTAGAAACTCAAAAAGTCATTCACAATCAAGAACTAAGAAGTAGACAAGTAACCATGCAAAATCTGTACAGCACTTGGAAACATATCTAAACAAGTTTAAGACTATAAAACAAAGCTAAGACAAGAGTCAATAtctaaaaacaacaaataactaAGAATATCACTAAGTAACAAAATAAACGAAAGCAAAAAAGAAGACAGGAAATTACCAACCTAGTTCTGCTGCTGTTAGTTACAAGGGCaaacaattaaagtgaaatgacTTGGATTCTCTTGAATCGGCCTGTGTT
This region of Vigna unguiculata cultivar IT97K-499-35 chromosome 5, ASM411807v1, whole genome shotgun sequence genomic DNA includes:
- the LOC114183665 gene encoding ABC transporter C family member 13-like codes for the protein MSQRIHQVSPDKGHTLPILKKILDLDTKIQDMKKHHIALSDEVRAAFPVESFPGTAVLKSVQTRKYLDAWCVFFWATTPTLFSLSTFGLYALMGHQLDAAMVFSCLALFNTLISPLNSFPWVINGLIDAIISSGRLSRFLACPEHKFKRQQPDSDQGLGVFIKDACCTLSSSEEQALNMVLNHVTLSVSQGSFVAVIGEVGSGKSSLLYSILGEMQLVRGSVYSNESTAYVPQVPWILSGRVHDNILFGKIYDPERSRGFYLERCVTTYYLGKVMILKGSVNVDGYLLALSLGLTSIINSLMMQIEYPETVDLAKLRHRFMSSYEQKVQPFDKRYQYLLL